The sequence TCGAAGCTGCGATTGAAGCTGTCGGCGAAGCTACTTAACCAAAAAGGTCTTTAAATAACCTTAGTTATTTCTTTCTTTGGTTATAAATTGGCGATCGCTCTTTCGCCGGACAGATGGCGAATTTGGTTGACTGAGTCACAATTATCCTAAATCAATCTACTTTATTTTTAAATAAATAAAACTGAATAAAATATGGCTAATATACCCAAAGTACAAAAAGAAACCGCTAAATATTTAACTGGTTTCAAAACGATAGGCGTGGGAATTTTCGGGATAATTGTCATCTTAATTTTTGCGGCTGTGGGCAGCAAAGTCTTACAATCAGAAGCTACTCCCCACTGGTTTGAAAAAAATGTTAGTTCAGAAGAACTTGCTAACAATCCCGAAATCCTCAATGGTCAAACTGTAACTGTGAGAGGCGAAATTATAGAAGGAATTGATGACAACAAATTTTTAATTGGCAATCGGAGTATTTGGGCGAAAAAAGAGATTTTAATAGTCAATGAATCCGGGGAACCAGTGCCTGTTGTTAACGACAATATAGAAATTCAAGTAACTGGAGAAGTAGGCGAGTTTCAAGTAGCAGAAAAAGAAACCGGAATTGGGCTAGGCGATGCCGAGCGCTACGTCAAATACGAAAATAAACCAACAATTTTTGCTCGTTCGATTGCCCTAGCACCCAAACCAGCTAATATTGCTAGCAATCCAGAGCAATATTATGGTAAGAGAGTTGCCGTAGAAGCTCAGATCGAAGAAGTAGTCGATCGCAATTCTTTTACTTTAGATGCTAGCGGACTGAGCGATCGTGATTTGCTAGTTGTCCAATTTGATTCTTTGGGAAGCATACCGCGAGAGGAACAAACCGTAGTTGTAACTGGAATAGTCCGTCAGTTACAAGTTACTGAAGTGGAAAGAGACTACGAATTAACCTGGGATTTAGAGATAATTAATAAACTAGAAGCAGAATATGAGAATAAACCTGTTCTGTTTGCTGATAAAATTTACTCTTCTACCGAAGACTAAGCTTTAGGAAAAAATATGACAAGCGGCAATGATAACTCAAAGTAACTGCGATCGAGACGCGCAGCAAGATAGCGGCGATCGCCTTGGTGAGTGAAAAAGTAAGTATCTCTGTATTATTGACTACTCCCCTCCCTCCGCGTTGCTAAAGGGAGGGGATTCACAAGTAGTTCTCTTTCCTCTTGCAGGCACAGTCAAGTTGCCTCTAGACGCTCAATATGTTGACATATAGCCGCATATATTGCGCTTACTTTTTTGAGTTTTATGCTTTCAAACATCCATCACTCAGCTAGTTTAGTACGCTCCTCGCTCTGAAGAAAGCTTGCAGTGGTTTAGTCATACTGCCGTTAGAGCCAATCTAACCGTTGTTTCTTACTTACCGGGATTTCGACCTACTAGAGCGAAGAATCACGTAGATTTTAGTTTTACTCGCGATCAACTATTGTACTAACTTTCTAGTTTCTTTTCAATCAAAGTCGCCGTAGAACAGCGAGGCTTTAAACCCATTTTTTTTGGTAAGGCGAAGAAATTTAGACCGCGATCGCCTAGAGATCGAATCTCCGCTACACTGAGAAATACCTAGATCCGAGGTTCGGTTTTCAGTAGTTACTTGTTTGATGGCAAAATGAGCGATAGTCAATCCCAGCAGTCTCATTCCGAAAACGTCAAAATTAGCCAAACACCACCAGAAACAGATCCTCTAGCCATTGAAATCCAAAATTTGGCACTGGATCGCATTCAAAAGCACATTTTTCTCTGTGCTGACCAAACGAAGCCGAAATGTTGCGCGAAAAAAGTTAGTATAGAAGCCTGGGACTATCTCAAAAGAAGATTAAAGGAACTTGAACTGGATCGTCCGACAGCAAGTCGTCCAAACTGTATTTTCCGCACTAAAGCTAACTGCTTGCGCGTTTGTACCCAAGGTCCAATTATGGTTGTCTATCCAGATGGTGTTTGGTATCGCAACGCTACTCCCGAAGTAATCGAAAGAATTATTCAGGAGCATTTAATTAATCAGCAAATAGTTACAGAATATGCCTTCCTTATCAATCCATTACCAAAATTAGCTTCTGAAATTCAAGCAGAAAGGGAAACCATGACAGGTAAGACAGAAAATTTACTAGAAAATGAGCAAATGATGGGACAAACTAGCCCACAAGAGGTTAACACTTAACTAGCGAGATTAATTTTCGTCACACACTAATCAGATAAATTTGTACCGGGAAATTTCGAAAAAATTTTGCTCTTACCCAGATTAAGTGGCACAAAAGTCAGAAAAGAACATACAATAACATATCAAGTGCAGTGTTGCTTCAGTAGTTTTACGGAATTTGCTCGGTTGCTCTTGAAATCACTTTGGTTGGATTTAGCGAAAAAAATTAATTGATCTGCTCGTTAGATCCAATTTAGTTGGATAATGACAATTTTAACTACTAAAGTTAAATAAGGCACTAAGTACTCTTAAGCTCATCCCGATCGCGCCAAACATAGCGAGTGTTGCAAAATGAAGGAAAACGCTCAAAAAGACTACAAAAAACTACTATTAATCGATGACGATCCCAACCTTATCCTGCTGGTCAAGGACTATCTAGAGTTTCGAGGCTATGAAGTTATTACTGCTGAAAATGGTCGGGAAGCACTGGATGTGTTGGACCGCGAAATTCCTCATCTAATAATTTGCGATGTGATGATGCCAGAAATGGACGGCTACGCTTTGGTCGAACACATTCGTCAAGATCCTCGTACTAGTTGGATTCCGGTATTGTTTCTCTCGGCTAAAGGTCAAAGTGCTGACCGGGTAAAGGGTTTGAATACTGGTGCTGATGTGTATATGGTGAAACCCTTTGAACCTGAAGAGTTAGTAGCACAGGTAGAATCTTCGCTGAAGCAGGCGAATCGCTTGATGCACTATACGAATAGAAGCTCTGATGCTGGTTCGAGAATTCAAGTTCCGGAAAATGTGGAGTTAACTCCAACTGAATCAAAAGTGGTTCAGTTGGTAGCACAGGGTATGGCAAATCGTGAAATTGCCGAACAGCTTAATGTCTCTCAACGGACAATCGAAAGTCATGTCTCTAATATGCTCAACAAAACTAATCTACATAATCGGACTGAGTTAGCTCGTTGGGCGATTGAAAGTAATATGGCTTAAGAGAATTTAGCCGCAAGCGTCACCCGAAAAATGTCAGTGTTGTCAGTCTTGGTGCGGGCAAAGATTACATGGGTGGCGATCGCTCTTTCTCTCGTTCTCTCGAAAAAAAACTCTAAAAAAATAAATCTTTACCTGACAAGGTCGCAAAAGTTTGCTATGATGATAAATAGTGCTGGTGTAGCTCAGTGGTAGAGCAGCTGATTTGTAATCAGCCGGTCGCAAGTTCAAATCTTGTCACCAGCTTAGCGATCGTGTTTTCACAGAAAGCCCCGATACTTTAGGACGGGGACGACGGGGCGTTTAAACGCTGTACGTAAATTCCAGCGACAGCCCCTCATGAACAGAAAACCAGTAGATAAACTGCTCAGCATCAATACAATACTTAACTTAATAAGCGTTGCTGTAAAATATGCTAAAGTGGCGATCGTTAATAATTCCTGAGATAATTTGTTTTCCAGCAAATTATCTGATTTTGCTCTGGCGCTAACTCTGCCAATACCTCTTTGGATAGGAACTCCCCGGTGAATTTAAGCTCAGGGTTCGCTTCAAATTTGTAAGCTGTTACCCCAAATTAACTGCATGAATCATTCAAATGATTTATGCAGAACTTGGTTGATTTTTAAATCAAATATGTATTTCTGGCTTGCTGAAAGATTAAAAATAATCTTGGCAATTGCCTAACTGGAGGTCTTTCAAAAAATGTTTGAAAATGTCGAACTTTTAGTTCTGGGGAGCTTGTTTGCGATTGTTCACTTCGTTTCCCCTTACGCAGCTAAGTATCGAGAGCGTTTTGAACCTCATTTTAGCTCACTTGCAGGGGGATTTGCTGTTGCATACATTTTTTTAGAGCTATTACCCAGCCTGGAAACTTCTCATGATGTGGTGGGTGAGCGTATCTACTTTTTAATTCTTTTGGGCTTTTCTGTTTTTTATGGCATAGAGTTCTATATGGAACGCTACCGGGAGAAAAAAGCCATAGCACGAGTACGCAATTCCATCATTATGGCACAGGCGTTTCTGTATAATCTGCTTTTGGCGATCGCCATTGGAGAAGAAGCCCCAGAAACAGTTTTTTTAGCATTATTATTTGCGATTCTCATTGGCTTTCACCTTTTGAGTAACGATTTGGGACTCATTGAGGAATTAGAGGGAAAATTTATTAAGTATGGAAGGTTTGTTCTAATCCTCGCTATTGTACTTGGAATTGCCATACACTTTATTAGCGAGCCAAGTATATTTTTAATGGATCTCATTGCTGCTGTTGTCGCAGGTATAGTTCTCTATCGAGTTTCCCAATCAGAACTCCCAGAATTCGATCGAGCGCATTTTATTTCTTTTGTCGTAGGTAGCCTTTTCTTCATTGGAATTCATCTACTTTTAGTGGAAGGTTAGGAAAGAGAAAATCTGACAATAATCAACCTTAATCGAGCAATCACAAAGGTTGATTATTTTTTTTAATAACTCCTTGACAAAAATCCTAATCTATGAAATAAAAAAGTGAAAACAGCGATCGCTGGCAGAAAAGGCAAACTTGGCAACAGACTACAGCTTTACCAGAAAAACTGGGTTTAAAGCCTCGCCCTTTAGCGGAGCGGAGGGCGACTTTTTAGAAGTGTAGTGCCAAGAAAATATTTGTGGTAAAATTTCTGAGAACAGAAGGAGGTGATTTTAATTGTTTGTCTGCCAACAAAATCAGATCGAAAACTCAGAACAATTGCCATTCACCGAGTATCTTTGCCGAACCGCCAATAAACTTATTAACTGCGGTATTTATTTAGCTCGTCAATGGTATTTTAAAATGCCATTATCTACCGGGTAAATATGATTTAGAAAAAGCCTTAAAGGGAAACACAAATTATCAATAGAAATTGAAGCCTTCAAACCAATTATTAAAACTATTGTTAGAAAAACTGTGAATTTAGAAATTCGTTTAGCTAATCGCACTGATTTACCGATCGCGTTTTCTGTTCATCCCCGATACTTGAGGACGGGGGACGGGGCGTTTAAACGCTGTACGTAAATTCCAGCGACAGCCTCTCATGAACAGAAAACCAGTAGATAAACTGCTCAGCATCAATTTTCATGCTAAGTGGTTGAGTAACCGATGAAAAAAACAGCGTCAAGAAAAATTTTAAAAATGCAGAAAGCAAGCAGGGCAATATTTTCAGCTTATACAGTCAATAATAGGCGCACAACCCGTCCGGTAAAAGTTGGCGATGTCACTATCGGTGGTGGTTATCCGGTCGTAGTGCAGTCGATGATTAATGAAGATACCTTAGATATCGATGGCTCAGTAGCAGCAATTCGTCGTTTACACGAAATTGGCTGCGAAATCGTGCGCGTAACAGTGCCTAGTATGGCTCATGCTAAGGCTTTAGCAAAAATTAAGGAGAAATTAAACCAAACTTATCGACCAGTGCCGTTAGTGGCGGATGTGCATCATAATGGCATGAAAATTGCCTTAGAAGTTGCCAAGCACGTTGATAAAGTCAGAATTAATCCTGGATTATACGTTTTTGAGAAGCCGAAAAGCGTACCGCAAGGTCGGCAAAGCCATCGCGACGAATATACTCAAGCGGAATTTGAGGAAATCGGGGCGAAAATTCGCGAAACTCTCGAACCCCTGGTAATCTCTCTCCGCGACCAAAATAAAGCGATGCGTATTGGTGTTAATCACGGTTCCCTCGCCGAAAGAATGCTCTTTACTTATGGGGATACTCCCGAAGGCATGGTAGAATCGGCGCTGGAATTTATCCGCATTTGCGAATCTCTTGACTACCGTAATTTGGTAATTTCGCTGAAAGCTTCGCGAGTCCCGGTGATGTTAGCTGCTTACCGTTTGATGGTTAAGCGAATGGATGAGTTAGGAATGGATTATCCTTTGCATCTGGGTGTTACTGAGGCTGGAGATGGCGAATATGGACGAATTAAGTCTACTGCGGGAATTGGTACTCTCTTAGCAGAAGGTATCGGCGATACAATTCGGGTATCTTTAACCGAAGCACCAGAAAAAGAAATTCCGGTTTGTTATAGCATTCTCCAAGCTTTGGGATTGCGGAAAACAATGGTGGAATATGTAGCTTGTCCTAGTTGCGGTCGTACTTTGTTTAATTTAGAAGATGTACTGCATCAAGTTCGCGAAGCTACGAAACACCTTTCTGGTTTAGATATTGCTGTCATGGGTTGTATTGTCAACGGACCTGGAGAAATGGCAGATGCCGATTATGGTTATGTTGGTAAGCAACCGGGTTATATTTCTCTATATCGCGGTCGTGAAGAAATTAAGAAAGTACCGGAAGATCGAGGGGTGGAAGAGTTGATTAATTTAATTAAAGCTGATGGTCGTTGGGTTGACCCCTAAGACTGGGGATTGGGGACTGGGGACTGGGGATTAGGGAGATTAATTTGGCTACGCGATCGCTGATGTAGAGAGGTTGCAGATAACCTCTCTACAATTAGTAAATGAGGATATATCGTAAGTGCTAACTGATAACTGAGATATGACGATCGCGCAAGTTTGGGGTTCTCTATTAATTTTCTTGGTTTGTCCGCTTTTGGGGGGGCTACCTTCGATCGATTGGATTAGTTATGCGATCGCAGGAACTCCTCTAAGTCGTATGGGTACGGGTAATGTTTCTGTCTCGGCAGCTTTTTACCATTGCGGTAAACTGGTGGGAGTTTTGGCGGTGCTGTCGGAGGCTTTTAAAGGAATTGCGGCGGTTTTGTTAGCCCGTGCATTTTTTCCTAGCGATCCGGTTTGGGAGTTAATTGCTTTAATTGCTTTAGTTGTCGGACGCTATTGGATGGGAAAAGGTGCGGGAACTACTAATGTAGTTTGGGGTATCATTGTTCACGATCCGATCGCGGCTGGTTTGATTTTCCTGACTGGGGGAGTTAGTTTTACAATTTTTCGCGAGCGAAAAGCGGGACGGATTGGGATTTTAGTGCTATTAGTAGTTATTTTGGCACTGAGACATCCTCACGAACCAGACCGAATTATTGCGGCGATCGCCCTTGCTTGTATGTTGGCTTGGATTTATTCTAAAATCCCTGATGACCTCGATCTGCGCGCAAATGAAGCCAAAGCGGAGTCTCAAAAAATGTTTCGTTTCTTCCGAGGGGATAAAGCCTTGATTTCTCTGGATAATCAACTCGATTCGGCTAAAGTTGGACAAAAGGCGGCTACTTTGTCCCAATTAAAACGCTGGGGTTGTACGATTCCGGAGGGCTGGGTATTACCTGCGGGAGACGATCCGCAACCGTTGATTGAATTTCTCGAACCTACATCAGAACAGCCTTTGGTAGTTCGTTCTTCGGCGATCGGTGAAGATTCTTACTCGGCTTCGGCTGCTGGACAGTATACCACTGTTTTAAACGTTAGCGATCGCGGAGAACTTCGAGATGCAATTCTGCGCACTCAAGCTTCTTATCATCAACGTAGTGCTGTACAATATCGGCGATCGCGCCAGCAAAAAGATACTTCAATGGCGGTATTAATCCAAAAACAAATTCGAGGCGTTTTTTCTGGTGTTGCTTTTAGTCGCGATCCGGTTGACAATCTTAATAATTCTGTCGTAATTGAAGCTTTACCGGGAGAAGCTACTCAAGTTGTTTCGGGACAGGTAACACCTCAACAATATCGAGTTTATCTTCCCCAAACTGTCGATGAAGAGTCTCGTATTGAAGGGGAAGGAGATTTAAACTCTGTACAAATATCGGCAAAGTCTTTACTTGAAGATATAGCTTATCTCGTTCGAGATTTAGAAGATTATTATCACGGTATTCCCCAAGATATTGAATGGACTTACGACGGTGAAAAGTTATGGTTATTGCAAGCTCGACCGATTACTACTTTACAACCAATTTGGACGCGCAAAATTGCGGCTGAGGTAATTCCTGGTTTAATTCGTCCTCTTACTTGGTCGATTAATCGTCCTCTTACTTGTGGTGTTTGGGGCGAAATTTTTACTTTGGTTTTGGGAAAACGGGCTAGAGGTTTAAATTTCGATGATACTGCTACTTTACATTACCATCGAGCTTATTTTAATGCTACGCTCCTCGGTAAAATTTTCCGCCGCATGGGACTACCGGAAGAAAGTTTGGAATTTTTGACTAGAGGTGCGAAATTTAGTAAACCACCTTTACTTTCGACAATTAGAAATATTCCTGGTTTAAGGCGTTTATTGGCTAGAGAATGGAATTTAGTCAAAGATTTTGAGCGAGATTACCAGAAGTTATTTGCTCCTACTTTAAACGATTTAGACCGAGAAATGCCTTCAGCGATGTCTGAGGAATATTTACTCGAAAGAATTGAAAAGATTTTAGCTGTTTTGCAACGAGCTACTTACTATAGTATTCTTGCTCCTTTAAGTTTGGCAATTCGACAAGCAATTTGGCAAGTTCCGGAAACAGAATTAGATAATTCTCAAACTCCAGAAGTAGCCTCAATGCGATCGCTAGCGCGTTTAGCTGCTGATACTCGTAATTTAATCCCCATCGAACAATTAACCTCAGATAGTTGTCCCTCTGTGTTTGCGGCGATCGCGGAAATGCCCGATGGCGAAAATGTGTTAGAACAGTTTCAACAATGGCTCGATCGCTATGGCTATCTTAGTGATGTTGCTACCGATATTGCCATCCCTCGTTGGAAAGAAAATCCTCGTCCAGTACGAGAAATTTTCGCACAATGTCTGCTGAATGAACAACGGCGATCGCAACTCGAACAAGATCGAGATTTACCAGATTCTCCCGCTTTAACCACCAGTTTTGTCCAAAAACGTCTTAATCTTAAAGGTAGTTCCGGTGAAGTTTATTCACAACTTTTAGCTCATCTACGTTGGAGTTTTGTCGCTTTAGAAAAAATGTGGTTAGAAGCCAATTTATTAACTACTGAAGGAGATATCTTTTTCCTGAAAATATCCGAAATTCGCCGCTTAATTTTAGACGCAGATCCCCAATTAACCCAACGCTTATCGGAGATAATTACTAATAGAAAAAATCTCTTCACAGAAGACAAAAAATTAACTAATATTCCCTACGTTATTTATGGAAATCCACCTGCAAGAAACATCATGCTTGCTGCTTCCCAAAATCCTTCTCAACAACGCTTACAAGGTATCGCTGCTAGTCCCGGAATAGCTGAAGGTAGAGTCAAAATCTTGCGTAACCTGCAAGAAATAGGAAATATTAACGAAACAACAATTTTAGTAGTTCCTTATACAGACTCCGGATGGTCGCCCGTGCTAGCAAGTGCAGGTGGTTTAATTGCCGAAGTTGGTGGTAGACTATCTCATGGCGCGATCGTTGCCAGAGAATATGGTATTCCCGCAATTATGGACGTTCATAATGCTACCAATTTATTACAAAATAATCAGCGAGTGCGTATTGACGGACAAGCAGGAATTGTCGAAATTTTAACTGATTGAAATTAGTAGTTATAATTTCCCACCACAACGTACTAAGAAACAATACATATCATTATGTCTACCAGTCTCAGCAGAGGAAAGAGGAGTATAACCAGAAAAATCTCTAGAGTTGACTTTTGCACCATTAACAATTAACAACTCTGCTATATCTATATGTCCCCAATAGGCAACTTCATGTAGTGGAGTTTTACCTTGGAATTTCTCATAAGCATTGACATCTGCCCCATTAGCAATTAAAAGTTCAACAACATCGAATCTAGCTATTCTTCCTGATACCGCATCGTGTAACGGGGTATCGCCACCAAGATCGTTACAACGAGCATTAACATCTGCTCCTTGATTAATTAGTATTTCTGCTATATTCAAACAGTTATAGCCAACCGCTATATGCAATGGTGTTCCATGTCGAGTTTTACCGTCTCCATCAAAAATCAGATTACCTCTAGCTACTACATTCAACTCTGCACCACGTTCAATTAAGAATTCAACTAACTTATCTGCATCGGAATTAGAAGCAGCAAAATGTAAGGGAGTTCTACCATATTTATCCTGATCATTTACCTCAGCACCACTATCTATTAATAATTGTGCTATTTCTAATTGATTGTTCCAGGCTGCCATCTGCAAGAGCGTTACGTCTCTATAGCCAAGTAAATTAACATTTCCACCTTGTTCTAAATAATCTTGAATTACCTCAATTTTTCCGAAAAAAGTAGCCGAGTGTGGATCGAAAACTGCACCACGAGCAAGTAGAAGATTGGCGATTTCGTTATGTTTGCGAATGACTGCTGTATACAATGGGGAAACTTTGTCTTTGTCTTCAAGGTTGTAATTAACATTAGCTCCTCGGTTGATAAGTAGTTCAGCCAGATTGAGAAAATTATGCTGCACGGTTAACATTAAAGGAGTTGCCCCTTGATTATCTTCTAAGTCGATATCTGTTCCGTTATCTAGATATTTGATAATCGCCTCAACATTTTCATTTAAGACTGCTTTATGTATTCCCCTAGCAGATTTAAGTTCGCTGAGAATTAAATGGATTACAAGAATAGTAAGTCCAAACCAGAATAAATCTTCTTCCGAATGGACTCTAAATACTCCGATGAGAATGTATAAAGCAAATAAACACTCTTTCCAATAAGTTTTAAAATCTTTAGCATTAAACATATTTTGAGTAGCCTTAAAGGGCTGACTACAAACTTAAACTTCAAGGTGAGCATTGCCCACCTTAACCAATTATCGCAGCAAAAAACGATCTAAATTTGGCACATCTACCCAAGAATTATTTTCGTGCGATTGATGAGTTAAATCCATTAATAACTGTGAATAAACTCCTTCTCGCAATGAAGGTGTTAAAGACTTTCCTGCATCGATCGCTTCTACCCAATGATTAACTATACGAATAAAAGGTGCTAAACGTCCATCTGTATAAACATGGCTAAAAGCGAGATGTTTCGGTATCGCTACTTCAGCTAAGGATTTACCTGCGGGTGCAGCAAATAAACGAAAACCGTGAACGTAATCTTTGAGATTATCGCTACCTAAGACTAAAGTACCATCAGATCCATAAATTTCAACCCAATGTCCGCGTCCGTTATAAGTTACTGAACTAATTGATAACTGACAAGGCGTACCATCAGCTAATTCCATCATTAGCATACAGGTATCGTCAGCATCCACAGGCTTTAATTTCCCATTATCTTTGGGATCTGGACGTTCGGGAATAGCAGTAAAAAGTTTCGCAGATAAACGCTTGACAGGACCGAACAACCAGTGGATATAATCAAAACTGTGGGAAGCAACTGCACCCAAAGCACCGCCACCCATATCTTTCCGAGAATACCAATTCCAGGGGCGATCGCTGTTAGCGCGACTGGTAACAATCCAGTCAATTTTTATGAAGCGTTTATT comes from Oscillatoria salina IIICB1 and encodes:
- a CDS encoding (2Fe-2S) ferredoxin domain-containing protein, coding for MSDSQSQQSHSENVKISQTPPETDPLAIEIQNLALDRIQKHIFLCADQTKPKCCAKKVSIEAWDYLKRRLKELELDRPTASRPNCIFRTKANCLRVCTQGPIMVVYPDGVWYRNATPEVIERIIQEHLINQQIVTEYAFLINPLPKLASEIQAERETMTGKTENLLENEQMMGQTSPQEVNT
- a CDS encoding response regulator transcription factor; the protein is MKENAQKDYKKLLLIDDDPNLILLVKDYLEFRGYEVITAENGREALDVLDREIPHLIICDVMMPEMDGYALVEHIRQDPRTSWIPVLFLSAKGQSADRVKGLNTGADVYMVKPFEPEELVAQVESSLKQANRLMHYTNRSSDAGSRIQVPENVELTPTESKVVQLVAQGMANREIAEQLNVSQRTIESHVSNMLNKTNLHNRTELARWAIESNMA
- the ispG gene encoding (E)-4-hydroxy-3-methylbut-2-enyl-diphosphate synthase; protein product: MQKASRAIFSAYTVNNRRTTRPVKVGDVTIGGGYPVVVQSMINEDTLDIDGSVAAIRRLHEIGCEIVRVTVPSMAHAKALAKIKEKLNQTYRPVPLVADVHHNGMKIALEVAKHVDKVRINPGLYVFEKPKSVPQGRQSHRDEYTQAEFEEIGAKIRETLEPLVISLRDQNKAMRIGVNHGSLAERMLFTYGDTPEGMVESALEFIRICESLDYRNLVISLKASRVPVMLAAYRLMVKRMDELGMDYPLHLGVTEAGDGEYGRIKSTAGIGTLLAEGIGDTIRVSLTEAPEKEIPVCYSILQALGLRKTMVEYVACPSCGRTLFNLEDVLHQVREATKHLSGLDIAVMGCIVNGPGEMADADYGYVGKQPGYISLYRGREEIKKVPEDRGVEELINLIKADGRWVDP
- a CDS encoding glycerol-3-phosphate acyltransferase → MTIAQVWGSLLIFLVCPLLGGLPSIDWISYAIAGTPLSRMGTGNVSVSAAFYHCGKLVGVLAVLSEAFKGIAAVLLARAFFPSDPVWELIALIALVVGRYWMGKGAGTTNVVWGIIVHDPIAAGLIFLTGGVSFTIFRERKAGRIGILVLLVVILALRHPHEPDRIIAAIALACMLAWIYSKIPDDLDLRANEAKAESQKMFRFFRGDKALISLDNQLDSAKVGQKAATLSQLKRWGCTIPEGWVLPAGDDPQPLIEFLEPTSEQPLVVRSSAIGEDSYSASAAGQYTTVLNVSDRGELRDAILRTQASYHQRSAVQYRRSRQQKDTSMAVLIQKQIRGVFSGVAFSRDPVDNLNNSVVIEALPGEATQVVSGQVTPQQYRVYLPQTVDEESRIEGEGDLNSVQISAKSLLEDIAYLVRDLEDYYHGIPQDIEWTYDGEKLWLLQARPITTLQPIWTRKIAAEVIPGLIRPLTWSINRPLTCGVWGEIFTLVLGKRARGLNFDDTATLHYHRAYFNATLLGKIFRRMGLPEESLEFLTRGAKFSKPPLLSTIRNIPGLRRLLAREWNLVKDFERDYQKLFAPTLNDLDREMPSAMSEEYLLERIEKILAVLQRATYYSILAPLSLAIRQAIWQVPETELDNSQTPEVASMRSLARLAADTRNLIPIEQLTSDSCPSVFAAIAEMPDGENVLEQFQQWLDRYGYLSDVATDIAIPRWKENPRPVREIFAQCLLNEQRRSQLEQDRDLPDSPALTTSFVQKRLNLKGSSGEVYSQLLAHLRWSFVALEKMWLEANLLTTEGDIFFLKISEIRRLILDADPQLTQRLSEIITNRKNLFTEDKKLTNIPYVIYGNPPARNIMLAASQNPSQQRLQGIAASPGIAEGRVKILRNLQEIGNINETTILVVPYTDSGWSPVLASAGGLIAEVGGRLSHGAIVAREYGIPAIMDVHNATNLLQNNQRVRIDGQAGIVEILTD
- a CDS encoding ankyrin repeat domain-containing protein; its protein translation is MFNAKDFKTYWKECLFALYILIGVFRVHSEEDLFWFGLTILVIHLILSELKSARGIHKAVLNENVEAIIKYLDNGTDIDLEDNQGATPLMLTVQHNFLNLAELLINRGANVNYNLEDKDKVSPLYTAVIRKHNEIANLLLARGAVFDPHSATFFGKIEVIQDYLEQGGNVNLLGYRDVTLLQMAAWNNQLEIAQLLIDSGAEVNDQDKYGRTPLHFAASNSDADKLVEFLIERGAELNVVARGNLIFDGDGKTRHGTPLHIAVGYNCLNIAEILINQGADVNARCNDLGGDTPLHDAVSGRIARFDVVELLIANGADVNAYEKFQGKTPLHEVAYWGHIDIAELLIVNGAKVNSRDFSGYTPLSSAETGRHNDMYCFLVRCGGKL
- a CDS encoding Gfo/Idh/MocA family protein codes for the protein MSFSTVASSSNNVSEKSPLGVAVVGTGFGQKIHLPGFQEHPRTKPVAIYNRDIGKAKQIAAENDIPHAADNLETILSLPDVDAVSVSTPPFLHYEMGKKVLEAGKHLLLEKPMTMNVNQTKELYQLAEKKGLVAIADFEFRFVPAWQLLAEYLAENYVGNKRFIKIDWIVTSRANSDRPWNWYSRKDMGGGALGAVASHSFDYIHWLFGPVKRLSAKLFTAIPERPDPKDNGKLKPVDADDTCMLMMELADGTPCQLSISSVTYNGRGHWVEIYGSDGTLVLGSDNLKDYVHGFRLFAAPAGKSLAEVAIPKHLAFSHVYTDGRLAPFIRIVNHWVEAIDAGKSLTPSLREGVYSQLLMDLTHQSHENNSWVDVPNLDRFLLR